Proteins encoded in a region of the Chryseobacterium piperi genome:
- a CDS encoding prolyl oligopeptidase family serine peptidase yields MKRIHFIIFAQFVSSTFIDAQKTNLALSKPDTDDYFGTKIVDDYRNLEDLKDPATISWMKSQSDYTNSVLAAIPNRSYYSDKRIEFDKRQGYFVYDLRITNNDRYFYLKRNVADGEAKVYYKNGAHGKEELLYDPENFISSKKSIDDSKKSFVINLISPSWDGSKVAISLTQGGKELSEVIIMDVDKKYVYPQTIINTNPSNIGGIKWLDDNNGFFYVYYPDVDLQSKEFRKNTQSILYRIGENPGDLHDVFSNLNNPDLKISKDEYPAVLTFNSNDQYYIGILVDAENFRKTFFIDKKDLLQGKKSWKPLYDKESKVSSIKLSGNDVYFLSGYNSPNYKLCKTNILTRAFKDPEILVPEKKDEVMKQYAITKDGIYYVTTKNGVEAKLYLYQNGKDSLIKLPYASGSVDLQVKGQSSSDIWVTCSGWANEEQRFKYDLSTNTFQPEDLAPVIEYPEFKDVIVEEISVKSYDGTEVPISLIYNKNLKKNGKNPLLIDCYGAFGQSAVPFFARSYLLWAAQGGVVAVAHVRGGGEKGVQWHMDGQKDKKPNTWKDLIACAEYVIDQKLTSSKKIAIWGASAGGIAIGRAITEKPELFKAAILESGVLNTIRFDNNGIQKTSMKEYGNPVVPLEFPALLEMDSYQHIKKGQKYPATLILAGINDPRVAPWQSAKFSAKLLASNTSGNPSLLNIDYKGGHGGDIPVVQRYANVSDIFAFAFWQLGHPDYQPKKHNKK; encoded by the coding sequence ATGAAAAGAATACATTTTATTATTTTCGCTCAGTTTGTTTCTAGTACTTTTATTGATGCACAAAAAACAAATTTAGCACTTTCCAAGCCGGATACTGATGATTATTTTGGGACTAAAATAGTAGACGATTATAGAAATTTAGAAGATTTAAAAGATCCGGCTACCATAAGCTGGATGAAATCTCAGTCGGATTATACCAATTCTGTCTTAGCTGCTATACCGAATAGAAGCTACTATTCAGACAAGAGAATAGAGTTTGATAAAAGACAGGGTTACTTTGTCTATGATTTAAGAATAACCAATAATGATCGATATTTTTATTTAAAAAGAAATGTTGCGGATGGTGAAGCAAAAGTGTATTACAAAAACGGAGCTCATGGAAAAGAAGAATTGCTTTATGATCCGGAAAATTTCATTTCTTCAAAAAAGTCAATAGACGACTCTAAAAAGAGCTTTGTTATCAATCTTATAAGTCCTAGTTGGGATGGAAGTAAGGTCGCTATTTCTTTAACCCAGGGAGGAAAAGAATTATCAGAAGTGATTATAATGGATGTTGATAAGAAATATGTGTATCCGCAAACCATTATCAATACGAATCCTTCTAATATTGGAGGAATTAAATGGCTGGATGATAACAACGGCTTTTTCTATGTTTATTATCCGGATGTTGATTTACAATCCAAAGAATTTAGAAAAAATACCCAGTCTATTCTTTATAGAATAGGTGAAAATCCGGGTGATCTGCATGATGTATTTTCAAATCTTAACAACCCTGATTTAAAAATCAGTAAAGATGAATATCCTGCCGTACTGACTTTTAATTCTAATGATCAATACTATATTGGAATATTGGTAGATGCGGAAAACTTTAGAAAAACGTTTTTTATTGACAAGAAAGATTTATTACAGGGAAAAAAGAGTTGGAAGCCACTATATGATAAAGAAAGTAAAGTAAGCTCTATCAAACTGTCCGGAAATGATGTTTATTTTTTATCAGGATATAATTCTCCTAATTATAAACTATGCAAAACAAACATTCTTACGAGAGCTTTTAAAGATCCGGAAATATTGGTTCCTGAAAAAAAAGATGAGGTTATGAAGCAATATGCCATTACGAAAGATGGTATTTATTATGTAACGACTAAAAATGGGGTGGAAGCAAAATTATATTTATATCAAAACGGGAAAGATAGTTTAATAAAACTTCCTTATGCTTCAGGGAGTGTTGACTTACAGGTAAAAGGACAATCTTCTTCTGATATATGGGTAACATGTTCCGGATGGGCTAATGAGGAACAACGTTTTAAATATGATCTTTCCACGAATACCTTTCAACCGGAAGATCTTGCACCTGTTATTGAATATCCTGAATTTAAAGATGTTATAGTAGAAGAAATTTCGGTGAAGTCTTATGATGGAACAGAAGTTCCAATATCTTTAATTTATAATAAAAATCTTAAAAAGAATGGAAAGAACCCATTGCTTATAGATTGTTATGGAGCCTTTGGACAATCGGCTGTACCTTTCTTTGCCCGAAGCTATTTATTATGGGCCGCCCAGGGTGGTGTCGTTGCAGTTGCCCATGTAAGAGGAGGTGGAGAGAAGGGAGTTCAATGGCATATGGATGGTCAAAAGGACAAAAAGCCTAATACCTGGAAAGATCTGATTGCTTGTGCTGAATATGTAATAGATCAGAAGTTGACGTCATCAAAGAAAATTGCCATTTGGGGTGCAAGTGCTGGAGGCATCGCTATTGGAAGAGCGATAACGGAAAAGCCTGAGCTATTCAAAGCGGCCATCTTGGAATCAGGAGTACTGAATACGATCAGATTTGATAATAATGGTATTCAGAAAACGAGTATGAAAGAGTATGGAAATCCTGTTGTTCCTTTGGAATTTCCGGCATTATTGGAAATGGATTCGTATCAGCATATTAAGAAAGGACAAAAATATCCTGCCACCCTTATATTAGCGGGAATTAATGATCCGAGAGTAGCGCCATGGCAGTCAGCTAAATTTTCTGCAAAATTATTAGCGAGCAATACATCTGGTAACCCCTCTTTATTAAATATAGATTATAAGGGAGGACATGGAGGAGATATTCCGGTGGTTCAACGATATGCAAACGTGTCCGATATATTTGCATTTGCCTTCTGGCAATTAGGACACCCCGATTACCAACCTAAAAAACATAACAAGAAATAA
- a CDS encoding ester cyclase, translating into MNFNRDKNKEIVKRFNKEVIENGNVEVFEELMDEHFINHSAPKGADNGKQGMIHTFNSVLRPAMPDIQVTILQQVAEDDLVTTRKNISGTHTGDFLGIGPSGRRISIDVIDIVRLKNGKYVEHWGINNLSAVLTQLRNNE; encoded by the coding sequence ATGAATTTTAACCGTGATAAAAATAAAGAAATAGTAAAACGTTTTAATAAGGAAGTGATTGAAAATGGTAATGTTGAGGTCTTTGAAGAGTTAATGGATGAGCATTTTATCAACCATTCTGCCCCAAAGGGGGCTGATAATGGAAAACAGGGTATGATTCATACTTTTAATTCCGTTTTACGGCCTGCAATGCCTGATATTCAGGTTACGATTCTTCAACAGGTTGCAGAGGATGATCTGGTGACCACGAGAAAGAATATTTCAGGAACGCATACCGGAGACTTTCTGGGAATTGGACCATCTGGCAGAAGGATAAGCATCGATGTTATTGATATCGTCCGTCTTAAAAATGGTAAGTATGTTGAACATTGGGGAATTAACAACTTATCAGCTGTTTTAACGCAGTTGAGAAATAATGAATAG
- a CDS encoding thiopeptide-type bacteriocin biosynthesis protein — translation MRKFIPGSEWLYLKIYTGIKMADIILEELFSSLIQTLQEKNYISKWFFIRYNDPKPHLRFRLKLNRSEYYDTVLEEVNKVLKKYIDSGEISNVLIDTYTKEIERYGENTIEDAESLFHKNSEWVLQCLYYEDVEKIMVSLFYIDTMLDRLHLTIEERLEWIKYSNNAFKNEFNADKKLNSQLDKKYREFKPKFLKFIESEEFSEERDEIITNIEESSEVLQSILNHHQEQSLGLSMQSFFQSIFHMSINRLFISNQRLFEMIVYDYMLRYYKSIAYRLSN, via the coding sequence ATGAGAAAATTTATTCCCGGAAGCGAGTGGTTATACCTGAAAATATATACCGGTATAAAAATGGCCGACATTATTTTGGAAGAGCTTTTTAGTTCCTTAATACAAACACTTCAAGAGAAAAATTATATTTCTAAGTGGTTTTTTATTCGTTATAATGATCCGAAGCCACATCTGAGATTTAGACTGAAGCTCAACCGAAGTGAATACTATGATACAGTACTTGAAGAGGTTAACAAGGTCCTGAAAAAATATATAGACAGCGGTGAGATATCAAATGTTTTAATTGACACTTATACTAAGGAAATTGAACGATATGGTGAGAATACCATAGAAGATGCTGAAAGCTTATTTCATAAAAACAGTGAATGGGTTCTGCAATGTCTGTATTATGAAGATGTAGAAAAAATTATGGTCAGTCTATTTTATATAGATACAATGCTGGATAGACTACACCTTACCATTGAGGAAAGGCTGGAATGGATCAAATATTCCAATAATGCTTTTAAAAATGAGTTTAATGCCGACAAAAAACTGAATAGCCAGCTGGATAAAAAATATAGAGAATTCAAACCAAAGTTTTTAAAATTTATAGAATCTGAAGAATTTTCAGAAGAACGGGATGAGATTATCACTAATATCGAAGAAAGTAGTGAAGTACTACAGAGTATTCTAAATCATCATCAAGAGCAATCTTTGGGGCTATCGATGCAGAGTTTTTTCCAAAGTATCTTTCATATGAGTATCAACAGGTTGTTTATCTCTAATCAAAGATTGTTTGAAATGATCGTTTATGATTATATGCTGAGATATTATAAGAGTATTGCTTACAGGCTTTCTAATTAG
- a CDS encoding prolyl oligopeptidase family serine peptidase, which translates to MKRAYVIVLAYFASCAFVQAQKSNLAPSKPVTDEYFGTKIVDEYRNLEDLQDPATINWMKSQADYADGILDKLPYKKYFVDERLKFDKRSGYQVSNLKITGGDLYFYLKKAGDEKFHKLYYRKGFKGKEEFLYDPAAFISSFDPTSKQKHNFTINFLSPSWDGSKIAISLSENGKETSEVIIMDVKTKHIYPQVITNLEPTSVGQVKWLEDNNSFFYTYFPVIDSDSPEYTKNTEVTLYRLGEDPKKRKNVFSRVNNPELDIDEGRFPGIVQFNQRDPYFIGNLGDVDAFTDTFIIDRKDFDKGIKSWKPLYYKADKVYDKEPVGKEVYFMSGYNSPNFKLCKTNLEKPDFKNPEILVPEKKEETIKSFEVTKDGVYYTTTKNGVDARFYLYRNGKDIPIPLPFVVGSISIETKGKDYSDVWIYCSGWANETRRLKYDLKTNRFEEENLVPLIAYPEFDGAVVEEAIIKARDGVEVPLTLIYDKNLKKTGNIPVFIQAYGSYGILSAPFFARSYLMWAKKGGIFAIAHVRGGGEKGESWHKAGYKQTKPNTWRDLIDCTEYLIKEGYTSKEKVAIWGGSAGGITSGMAIMERPDLFKAAVVDVGSTNAIRGEIAPNGPGNVPEFGTVTKPDEFKALLAMDAFHHIKKGEKYPATLITTGINDSRVVSWMPAKFAAKLMANDASDNPILLKIDYEGGHIGGADLARAYANMGSIFAFVAWQLGLPGYQPTEKIKE; encoded by the coding sequence ATGAAAAGAGCATATGTTATAGTCCTCGCTTATTTTGCTTCTTGTGCCTTCGTTCAAGCACAAAAATCGAATTTAGCACCTTCTAAACCGGTTACTGATGAATATTTCGGAACGAAAATAGTTGATGAATACAGAAACCTGGAAGATCTACAGGATCCGGCTACGATAAACTGGATGAAATCTCAGGCAGATTATGCCGATGGCATACTGGATAAGCTACCTTACAAAAAGTATTTTGTTGATGAAAGACTTAAATTTGACAAAAGAAGCGGGTATCAGGTATCTAATCTAAAAATAACAGGTGGAGATTTGTATTTCTATTTGAAAAAAGCAGGAGACGAAAAATTTCATAAATTATATTACAGAAAAGGATTTAAAGGAAAAGAAGAGTTTTTATATGATCCGGCTGCTTTTATTTCCTCATTTGATCCCACATCAAAACAGAAGCATAATTTCACGATTAATTTTCTAAGTCCAAGCTGGGATGGAAGTAAGATTGCTATTTCTTTATCCGAAAATGGAAAAGAAACTTCTGAAGTGATCATTATGGATGTTAAAACAAAACATATCTATCCCCAGGTAATTACTAACCTTGAACCTACCTCAGTGGGACAGGTAAAATGGCTGGAAGATAATAACAGCTTTTTTTATACCTACTTTCCGGTGATAGATTCAGACTCGCCGGAGTACACAAAAAATACAGAAGTAACTCTCTATAGATTAGGAGAAGATCCCAAAAAACGGAAAAATGTTTTTTCAAGAGTAAATAATCCGGAATTGGATATAGATGAAGGCCGATTTCCGGGTATCGTACAGTTCAATCAGAGAGACCCTTATTTTATTGGAAATTTGGGTGATGTAGATGCTTTTACTGATACGTTTATTATTGATAGAAAAGATTTTGATAAAGGTATTAAAAGTTGGAAGCCTCTGTACTATAAGGCAGACAAAGTATACGATAAAGAACCTGTGGGAAAGGAAGTCTATTTTATGTCGGGATATAATTCTCCCAATTTTAAACTTTGTAAAACCAATCTTGAAAAACCGGATTTCAAAAATCCTGAAATTTTAGTTCCGGAGAAAAAAGAGGAGACGATAAAGAGCTTTGAGGTCACAAAAGATGGGGTATATTATACCACTACGAAAAATGGAGTTGATGCCCGGTTTTATCTTTACAGAAATGGGAAAGATATTCCTATTCCATTACCATTTGTTGTCGGGAGTATATCGATAGAGACTAAAGGAAAGGACTATTCAGATGTCTGGATCTATTGTTCAGGATGGGCGAATGAAACGAGGCGATTAAAATATGATTTAAAAACGAACCGATTCGAAGAAGAAAACCTGGTTCCGTTGATTGCTTATCCTGAATTTGACGGTGCTGTTGTTGAAGAAGCAATCATTAAAGCAAGGGATGGAGTAGAAGTACCTTTGACCTTGATTTATGATAAAAACCTTAAAAAGACAGGGAATATTCCTGTTTTTATACAGGCATATGGCAGTTATGGAATTTTATCTGCCCCTTTCTTTGCCAGGAGCTATCTGATGTGGGCTAAGAAAGGAGGTATCTTTGCTATTGCCCATGTAAGAGGTGGTGGGGAAAAAGGAGAAAGCTGGCATAAAGCCGGTTACAAACAGACGAAACCCAATACCTGGAGAGATTTAATAGATTGTACTGAATACCTGATTAAAGAAGGCTATACTTCAAAGGAAAAGGTAGCGATATGGGGAGGTAGTGCAGGTGGTATTACTTCGGGAATGGCTATTATGGAAAGACCTGATTTGTTTAAGGCTGCGGTCGTTGATGTAGGATCTACCAATGCTATCAGAGGTGAAATCGCTCCTAATGGTCCCGGGAATGTTCCTGAATTTGGAACGGTAACAAAACCGGATGAGTTCAAGGCTTTATTAGCAATGGATGCTTTCCATCATATTAAAAAAGGAGAAAAATATCCTGCTACTTTGATCACAACAGGAATCAATGATAGTCGTGTTGTTTCATGGATGCCTGCAAAGTTTGCGGCCAAATTAATGGCAAATGATGCTTCTGATAACCCGATACTTTTAAAAATAGATTACGAAGGAGGACATATAGGCGGTGCTGATCTTGCACGTGCTTACGCTAATATGGGAAGTATTTTTGCTTTCGTAGCGTGGCAGCTGGGACTTCCGGGGTATCAGCCCACAGAAAAAATAAAAGAATAA
- a CDS encoding outer membrane beta-barrel family protein: protein MKRLISTIAILTAPLALAQVKKDTIKQKDIEAVSITVRKPTVESKTDRTVFNVANSSILAGNTTWDVLRMTPLVSIDNNDAIKAEGEKVTVYINDRKSVFTGKELKEYLATIPADNLMKIEVITSPSSRYESAGSVINIVLKKRDDEGMKGSVTLNNRQNRKNSQYTNFNLNYHKKKFTQTFIGSYSDNTWAQNNSNIYNLYENNAVRDFTTKNIDRSKSPSLSSTSEFELNDKNNVGVILEYYQSKRSSFSDAEGTNYANDMFQDSYNRIQDLTGLSRTLGTNVFYKYYDKEKNKILDINLGTNYDSQKDMSDLTTSTTTTTGTTPGQIGIDSHNQTRNYYLKVDYTQPLGKSGGTFEVGGKMDFNNNVAPYDLSVLTNNGIVRTYDNFHYEDNISSLYATYSKTFFKKLETRIGLRYEYITFKVRQDVARTSRKDSYGTFLPNILLKYNFSDKYDLSLTYNRNIWRPWYTEFNPFLLPNSDGFYSRGNIDLQPNPSDRLYMKFGILKKYFISARYMYTDQDYWTTYATENGRTVTYPGNFSGKVQKYYVFANINQTFLKNKLSVNVGFGWYYIDNSDFNEKNKLEGDKYISYWGGSTNISYTNLFNKNINLSAWVEVSNQNNGNSYANNTNVFHNISVTKIFPKTQMEVSFQLMNIFKRPNFDSTTFSPAGTFRNSTQSDWYGFSLSFVKRFGNQKVKTNTKTDVEKNGGGGK from the coding sequence ATGAAAAGACTAATATCTACTATCGCTATATTAACCGCTCCTTTAGCTTTAGCTCAGGTAAAAAAAGATACCATAAAGCAAAAAGACATTGAAGCCGTTTCTATTACAGTCAGGAAACCGACTGTTGAATCTAAGACAGACAGAACTGTTTTTAATGTTGCGAACAGTTCTATTCTGGCTGGAAACACAACTTGGGATGTCCTTAGAATGACCCCCTTGGTCAGCATTGATAATAATGATGCGATCAAAGCAGAAGGTGAAAAAGTCACCGTCTACATCAATGACCGAAAATCTGTTTTTACAGGAAAGGAATTAAAAGAATATCTGGCTACTATTCCTGCAGATAATCTAATGAAAATTGAAGTGATCACCAGTCCTTCTTCACGTTATGAAAGTGCGGGATCAGTCATCAATATTGTTTTGAAAAAAAGAGATGATGAAGGAATGAAAGGTAGCGTTACCTTAAACAACAGACAAAACAGAAAAAATTCTCAGTATACCAATTTTAATCTAAATTATCATAAGAAAAAATTTACTCAAACCTTTATTGGTAGCTACAGTGACAACACCTGGGCTCAGAATAACTCGAATATTTACAATTTATATGAAAATAATGCGGTCAGAGATTTTACTACCAAAAATATAGATCGGAGCAAAAGTCCTTCTTTATCTTCTACATCAGAATTTGAATTGAATGATAAGAATAATGTTGGAGTTATTCTTGAATATTACCAAAGCAAAAGGTCTTCTTTCTCAGATGCGGAAGGGACGAATTATGCCAATGATATGTTTCAGGATTCCTATAACAGGATTCAGGATTTAACCGGATTAAGCCGTACGTTAGGAACCAATGTCTTTTATAAATACTATGATAAGGAGAAAAACAAAATTTTAGATATTAACCTTGGAACTAATTACGATTCTCAGAAAGACATGAGTGACCTGACCACCAGTACAACGACCACTACCGGAACAACACCGGGTCAGATAGGAATCGATTCCCATAATCAAACCCGTAATTATTATCTAAAAGTAGATTACACCCAGCCTTTGGGTAAGTCAGGAGGAACTTTTGAGGTAGGAGGTAAAATGGATTTCAATAATAATGTAGCTCCATATGATCTCTCTGTACTTACGAATAATGGTATTGTACGAACTTATGATAACTTTCATTATGAGGATAATATCAGCTCTCTTTATGCCACGTACAGCAAAACCTTTTTCAAGAAGCTGGAAACCAGAATAGGGCTACGTTATGAATACATTACCTTCAAAGTAAGGCAAGATGTGGCCCGTACCTCACGAAAAGATTCTTATGGTACTTTTCTTCCCAATATATTGTTGAAATACAACTTTTCAGACAAGTATGACCTGAGTCTTACTTATAACCGTAATATCTGGCGTCCATGGTACACGGAATTCAATCCATTCCTTTTACCCAATAGTGATGGGTTTTACTCCAGAGGAAATATCGACTTGCAGCCTAACCCAAGTGACAGGCTTTATATGAAATTTGGAATTTTAAAAAAATACTTTATTTCCGCAAGGTATATGTATACGGATCAGGATTATTGGACTACTTATGCTACTGAAAATGGAAGAACCGTTACCTACCCAGGGAATTTCAGTGGAAAGGTTCAAAAGTATTATGTTTTTGCAAACATCAACCAGACATTTTTGAAAAATAAACTAAGTGTCAATGTTGGCTTTGGCTGGTATTATATTGATAACAGTGATTTTAACGAAAAGAATAAACTGGAGGGCGATAAATACATCAGCTATTGGGGTGGATCGACCAATATCTCGTATACCAATCTTTTTAACAAAAATATTAACCTGAGTGCATGGGTAGAGGTGTCTAATCAGAACAATGGAAATTCTTATGCTAACAACACCAACGTTTTCCATAATATTTCTGTGACCAAAATATTCCCGAAAACCCAAATGGAAGTCAGCTTCCAGCTGATGAATATTTTTAAAAGGCCTAATTTTGATTCAACAACTTTCAGTCCTGCCGGAACTTTTAGAAATTCCACACAATCAGACTGGTATGGTTTTTCCCTTTCATTTGTAAAACGATTTGGAAATCAGAAAGTAAAGACCAACACCAAGACGGATGTCGAGAAAAACGGCGGCGGCGGAAAGTAA
- a CDS encoding lantibiotic dehydratase family protein gives MSRIPYQFFEEYIFRTPLFSRSKFHENTDKDEISDVDLKEIYTHPVFQEAIYLASPYLHGELRDWLNSEKEHLPKKSQKLKNSLLKYYIRMSTRSIPFGLFTGVGLGRFAQETFNPFAKEQRLLKDNIIRDTKLDMHFLVSLSDCFTNVPTIKNQLLFYSNNSIYTVGDTIRYIEYEYAEGKRDYIISSAPFSEELKSILDFSKQGKTISQLAAILVNEEITEEEAIEFVEELIDNQVLVSELEPNVSGIDFLEVLIAVLNKIGEKEITQILVLIREHLNKLDLNVGNSTSDYHEIEKLIQSILISKGQTQIEYEQKYLFQTDLYFGDTLTLSSEWKKRLKETIVFLNKITLSQKETYLDKFKKAFQERFENQEMPLAYVLDTEVGLGYRQDHPIKGVHPYLEDLVLPGSQEKQPVKIQLNPFQQILNEKLQENWVDRKYSIELFDEDFKDFEAKWDDLPDTISFIAEMVSENNQEKLVVDLGSGNAANLIARFCSEKSQVQNLTKTIAIKEEELNPDCILAEVIHLPEARIGNVIRRPMLRQYEIPYLAQSVLADDHQIPVSDLYISLKNNRIVLRSKRLNKEIKPYLSNAHNYSANSLPVYHFLCDLHSQNKRPGLYFNWGDLKDIYQFLPRIEYKNAILSKAWWKITEKEIAQSSIFESYEADNKEELLSELRIWRAKRNIPQWIQWVQSDNKLTINLENYDLAKVLVDTIKNLKSIVIEEFLYNENSDFMHQFIFPMYKEN, from the coding sequence ATGTCACGTATTCCTTATCAATTTTTCGAGGAGTATATTTTTCGAACTCCACTATTTTCACGCAGTAAATTTCATGAGAATACAGATAAAGACGAGATTTCTGATGTAGATTTAAAAGAAATATATACGCATCCTGTTTTTCAGGAAGCTATTTATCTTGCTTCTCCATATTTACATGGAGAACTCAGGGATTGGCTCAATTCAGAAAAAGAACACTTACCTAAAAAATCACAAAAGCTAAAAAATAGCCTATTAAAATACTATATTAGAATGAGCACACGCTCCATTCCTTTCGGTCTGTTTACCGGAGTGGGATTAGGGAGGTTTGCTCAGGAAACATTCAATCCATTCGCTAAAGAACAGCGATTATTGAAGGATAATATTATTAGAGATACTAAACTGGATATGCATTTCTTAGTGAGCTTATCCGATTGTTTTACTAATGTTCCGACGATAAAGAATCAACTGTTATTTTATTCCAATAATAGTATTTATACCGTTGGTGATACTATTCGGTATATAGAATATGAGTATGCTGAAGGCAAAAGAGATTATATTATTTCTTCTGCCCCTTTCTCTGAGGAATTAAAGTCCATTTTAGATTTTTCAAAACAAGGCAAAACCATTTCGCAGCTTGCCGCTATTTTAGTTAATGAAGAAATAACAGAGGAAGAAGCTATAGAATTTGTAGAAGAGCTGATAGACAATCAGGTTTTGGTAAGCGAGCTGGAGCCTAATGTGTCAGGTATTGATTTTTTAGAAGTATTGATTGCTGTTTTAAACAAAATAGGAGAAAAAGAAATAACCCAGATTTTAGTTTTAATCAGAGAGCATTTAAATAAACTAGACTTAAATGTTGGAAATTCAACTTCAGATTATCATGAAATTGAAAAGTTGATTCAATCGATTTTAATTTCGAAAGGACAAACCCAAATTGAATACGAGCAAAAATATCTTTTTCAGACCGATCTCTATTTCGGAGATACATTAACCTTATCTTCTGAATGGAAAAAAAGATTAAAAGAAACCATCGTATTTTTAAACAAAATAACCTTATCCCAAAAAGAAACTTATTTAGACAAGTTTAAAAAAGCATTCCAGGAGAGATTTGAAAATCAGGAGATGCCTTTAGCTTATGTTCTGGATACCGAGGTAGGATTAGGTTACAGACAGGATCATCCGATCAAGGGAGTTCATCCCTATTTAGAAGACTTAGTACTGCCCGGTTCTCAGGAAAAACAACCTGTAAAAATTCAGCTTAATCCTTTCCAACAAATTTTAAATGAAAAATTGCAGGAAAATTGGGTAGACCGTAAATATTCCATTGAACTTTTTGATGAAGATTTCAAAGACTTTGAAGCAAAATGGGATGATTTACCGGATACCATTTCTTTTATTGCAGAGATGGTTTCAGAAAATAATCAGGAAAAGCTGGTAGTAGATTTGGGATCAGGCAATGCTGCTAATTTAATTGCAAGATTTTGTTCTGAAAAATCACAAGTACAAAACCTTACAAAAACAATTGCTATAAAAGAAGAAGAGCTGAACCCTGATTGTATCCTGGCTGAGGTGATTCATTTGCCCGAAGCACGAATAGGAAATGTGATCAGAAGGCCTATGCTAAGGCAGTATGAAATTCCATACCTTGCCCAATCAGTCCTAGCTGACGACCACCAAATACCTGTCAGTGACCTGTATATTTCTTTGAAAAATAATAGGATTGTTTTACGATCTAAGCGGTTAAACAAAGAGATCAAGCCGTATTTAAGTAATGCACATAATTATTCGGCTAACTCTTTACCGGTTTATCATTTCCTATGTGATTTGCACTCTCAGAATAAAAGACCTGGACTTTATTTTAATTGGGGGGATTTAAAAGACATATATCAATTTTTGCCTAGAATTGAATATAAAAATGCGATTCTCTCCAAAGCCTGGTGGAAAATTACAGAAAAAGAAATCGCCCAATCTTCAATATTTGAAAGCTACGAAGCTGATAATAAAGAGGAGCTATTGTCAGAATTAAGAATATGGAGAGCAAAAAGAAACATCCCGCAATGGATACAATGGGTGCAGTCGGATAATAAACTTACCATTAATCTTGAAAATTATGATCTGGCCAAAGTCCTCGTTGATACCATAAAAAATCTGAAATCGATTGTTATTGAAGAATTTCTATATAATGAAAACAGTGATTTTATGCACCAGTTTATTTTTCCGATGTATAAAGAAAATTAA